CATAAGAAGAACGCAGCATGGACGCCGGGTCGGTACCTGATGCCTTGTGATTTGACCCATGAAACCGCTGATTCGTACTGCTGCGCCAGCCTTCTTTTGTTCTCTGCGATATAAGTCTCCACCCAGTCATGATCATCGAGAATGTTTGCCGTGGCGTGTTCTGAGAGGGAGGATGCTGAGCTATAGAGGCTGACGGGTATCAACGCATCGTGCAAAGACTGGTTAGCCTGCGAAATGACGGCGCCAAGTCTGATGCCATTTGCCCCAAAATCCTTCGACATGCCATACACAACATGGACTCGCGATGGCTCGATAATGCCGGCCAGATCAATGCTGAGGCAAGATGTAAAGGGCTCAAACGCAATACCAGCATCGACCGTGTTTTCCCATACTGACAAGGCATAGATTTCGTCGCCAATGAAGTGGATCTGGTACTTTTCGCATAGCTTTAACAGCCCAACAATCGTTTCTCGAGGATAGCAGCGGCCAAGCGGATTGTGTGGATTACAGAGAACCAGTCCAGCTACTTTCGTGCCCTCCACCTTGGCCTTTAAGAGTGCTTCTTCGTATTTGGCGACGGCATCTTTACTGAAAGGATCGACGTCATGAAATGGCACCGAGACAACTTTTGCGCCCGTTCGAGCTGTTAGGTCCTCGATGAAGGTCCCGTAGTATGGCTGTCCCAGCAGATAGCCTTCTCCTGGATTGGCAAATGCCCACGCAAGATGTTCAACCGCGGCACTGCACCCGTTTGTAATGGATATGTGTGCAGGGACAATTGGAATGACAGGGTTGAAGTGTTTGTTGAGGAACCGAGACAGAGATTCCCGGAGACGTTTCGACCCTGAGGAGCCATCTCCATAAGTAAATGCTTCGTTCAGGAGGGCCAGGTTCTCATGGATGTGTTGAGAGAGAGTGTCGTGCATAAGCCTATTTTCTGCAACGCCCAAACTGACAATTCCAGCGGGATTGGTGTCTGGATCCCATAGGTCCTTGAGAACTTTCCATATCAAAAGGCTTTCGCTGGCCTTTTCTGATGCATGGGCTCG
This portion of the Trichoderma atroviride chromosome 6, complete sequence genome encodes:
- a CDS encoding uncharacterized protein (EggNog:ENOG41); amino-acid sequence: MSLSVRAHASEKASESLLIWKVLKDLWDPDTNPAGIVSLGVAENRLMHDTLSQHIHENLALLNEAFTYGDGSSGSKRLRESLSRFLNKHFNPVIPIVPAHISITNGCSAAVEHLAWAFANPGEGYLLGQPYYGTFIEDLTARTGAKVVSVPFHDVDPFSKDAVAKYEEALLKAKVEGTKVAGLVLCNPHNPLGRCYPRETIVGLLKLCEKYQIHFIGDEIYALSVWENTVDAGIAFEPFTSCLSIDLAGIIEPSRVHVVYGMSKDFGANGIRLGAVISQANQSLHDALIPVSLYSSASSLSEHATANILDDHDWVETYIAENKRRLAQQYESAVSWVKSQGIRYRPGVHAAFFLWVDLGSFYKSLHPDAATDDLNKTIATALLKHRVFLASGTAFGSEEPGWFRIVFSHPEPYLREGLGRVLKALTEL